From Anopheles funestus chromosome 3RL, idAnoFuneDA-416_04, whole genome shotgun sequence, a single genomic window includes:
- the LOC125771238 gene encoding delta-aminolevulinic acid dehydratase, with protein sequence MSSIKLHSSIFHPTLRKLQCQDVAIEAHNLMYPVFLVDDDEAVQHIPSMPGVSRYGITTLLAHLQPLVTKGLQSILLFGVVDNLPKDSIGSGADCATNPVIRALPRLRAAFPDLLIACDVCLCPYTDHGHCGVLTPDGVIDNEPSIKRIAEIALAYAKAGAHIVAPSDMMDNRIYAIKQMLRANNLDNRCSVLSYSVKFASGFYGPFRDAAKSAPAFGDRKCYQLPPGSKGIAKRAAKRDVEEGADMLMVKPGMAYLDIVKQVKDEYPELPLFIYQVSGEYSMLLNVGEIGAFDLKTVLWEVLVGMRRAGADCIISYFTPLVLDWLKK encoded by the exons ATGTCGTCGATCAAGCTGCATAGCAGTATATTCCATCCAACGCTACGAAAACTGCAGTGCCAGGATGTGGCGATTGAAGCGCACAATCTGATGTATCCCGTGTTTTTAGT TGACGACGATGAAGCTGTTCAGCACATTCCAAGCATGCCGGGAGTTTCCCGTTACGGTATCACCACCCTGCTTGCTCACCTACAACCATTGGTGACGAAAGGGCTCCAATCGATTCTACTGTTCGGTGTGGTCGACAATCTGCCTAAG GACTCCATCGGTTCGGGAGCCGATTGCGCCACAAATCCGGTGATACGCGCACTGCCCCGACTACGTGCCGCCTTCCCCGATCTGTTGATTGCGTGCGACGTGTGCCTATGCCCGTACACCGACCACGGTCACTGTGGTGTATTGACACCGGACGGTGTTATCGACAATGAGCCCAGCATAAAGCGCATCGCTGAAATTGCCCTGGCGTATGCAAAGGCAGGTGCCCACATTGTTGCACCGTCCGACATGATGGACAATCGCATTTACGCGATAAAGCAAATGTTACGCGCCAACAACCTAGATAACCGGTGTTCGGTGCTGTCGTACTCGGTCAAGTTTGCGTCCGGCTTCTATGGACCGTTCCGTGATGCGGCCAAATCAGCCCCTGCATTCGGCGATCGGAAATGCTACCAATTGCCACCGGGATCGAAAGGCATTGCCAAACGGGCGGCG AAACGTGACGTCGAGGAAGGTGCCGACATGCTCATGGTAAAGCCCGGTATGGCTTATTTAGATATTGTGAAGCAAGTAAAGGACGAATATCCCGAACTGCCGCTGTTTATCTACCAG GTATCGGGAGAGTATTCGATGCTGCTAAATGTGGGAGAAATTGGTGCCTTTGATTTGAAGACTGTTCTGTGGGAAGTGCTGGTAGGTATGCGCCGTGCCGGTGCCGACTGTATCATATCCTACTTTACACCACTCGTGCTCGATTGgttgaagaaataa
- the LOC125771239 gene encoding mediator of RNA polymerase II transcription subunit 18, with protein MGAQVNAAELLQQALSSNIIPNQEFLLQGSILDSAAENLLHRLRGLCDNVDASPETFSDIEMCFSLKLPTEKTPVMTVRVRRAQDVEAPLQLRYIGQPELGDRTRPTLVRSSLDIACTPLVIDFLTEMGFRLDFEYSTKGYMFRKGRMKITVSKILKNMTEPISQSYLVELSVLAPKGQDAIAEDMRIFAEQLKPLVQLEKIDYKRFAQMP; from the exons ATGGGTGCACAGGTTAATGCTGCCGAGCTGCTGCAGCAAGCACTCAGCTCAAACATTATACCGAATCAGGAGTTTTTATTGCAAGGCTCTATTTTAGATTCAGCGGCAGAAAATCTGCTTCACCG ATTGCGAGGGCTTTGCGACAACGTTGATGCTAGTCCGGAAACGTTCAGTGATATAGAAATGTGCTTCAGCTTGAAGTTACCCACAGAGAAG ACACCGGTAATGACGGTACGGGTACGACGCGCCCAGGACGTGGAAGCACCACTGCAGCTACGATACATCGGCCAACCGGAGCTGGGTGATCGAACCAGACCGACGCTAGTGAGAAGCAGCCTGGATATTGCTTGCACACCGCTAGTAATTGATTTTCTAACCGAGATGGGCTTTCGGTTGGATTTTGAATACTCCACCAAAGGATACATGTTTCGCAAGGGTCGCATGAAGATTACGGTGTCAAAAATACTGAAAAACATGACCGAGCCCATCTCACAGAGCTATCTGGTGGAGCTGTCCGTGCTAGCACCGAAGGGCCAGGATGCGATCGCTGAGGATATGCGCATTTTTGCCGAGCAGCTTAAACCCTTGGTGCAGCTGGAAAAGATCGACTACAAACGATTCGCCCAAATGCCTTAA
- the LOC125771240 gene encoding uncharacterized protein LOC125771240 isoform X1 — protein MMHMSFWWGSDVGDVFFSGLTVNGTGPMVALCLTLTALSVAYEGLKIHGAKVRARTARERVRSGSCPPSESATLLSLEGSVSNGPLIGSTLSRRVRQLLAEAITFLFHSMLGYALMLTVMVYNGYLFIAVVGGMGLGYFLFGHLSMKVNMENIQAQQTKMICTTRCLEQESVNPSASTSLEHYPRSPSVGPDAHAHGSGCH, from the exons ATGATGCACATGTCGTTCTGGTGGGGTTCCGACGTGGGCGATGTGTTCTTCTCCGGTCTGACCGTTAATGGGACCGGCCCAATGGTAGCACTTTGTCTCACGCTAACAGCACTGTCCGTTGCCTACGAAGGGCTAAAG ATCCACGGTGCAAAGGTACGCGCACGGACAGCAAGAGAACGGGTACGGTCCGGATCCTGCCCTCCAAGCGAAAGTGCCACCCTGCTATCCCTGGAAGGTAGCGTCAGCAATGGTCCACTGATCGGTAGCACTTTGTCACGCCGTGTACGGCAGCTGCTTGCGGAAGCCATTACCTTTCTGTTTCACAGCATGCTTGGTTATGCGCTAATGCTGACGGTGATGGTTTACAACGGCTATCTGTTTATTGCCGTGGTCGGTGGTATGGGACTCGGGTACTTCCTGTTCGGTCATCTTTCGATGAAGGTGAACATGGAGAACATTCAGGCACAACAGACGAAAATGATCTGCACTACGCGCTGTCTAGAGCAAG AATCGGTAAACCCTTCTGCATCGACCAGTCTCGAGCATTATCCACGTAGCCCGTCGGTCGGTCCCGATGCACATGCACATGGTTCTGGATGTCATTAA
- the LOC125771240 gene encoding uncharacterized protein LOC125771240 isoform X2 — MMHMSFWWGSDVGDVFFSGLTVNGTGPMVALCLTLTALSVAYEGLKIHGAKVRARTARERVRSGSCPPSESATLLSLEGSVSNGPLIGSTLSRRVRQLLAEAITFLFHSMLGYALMLTVMVYNGYLFIAVVGGMGLGYFLFGHLSMKVNMENIQAQQTKMICTTRCLEQAESCAMSHSTPCPTGRTTRSNYQTLT, encoded by the exons ATGATGCACATGTCGTTCTGGTGGGGTTCCGACGTGGGCGATGTGTTCTTCTCCGGTCTGACCGTTAATGGGACCGGCCCAATGGTAGCACTTTGTCTCACGCTAACAGCACTGTCCGTTGCCTACGAAGGGCTAAAG ATCCACGGTGCAAAGGTACGCGCACGGACAGCAAGAGAACGGGTACGGTCCGGATCCTGCCCTCCAAGCGAAAGTGCCACCCTGCTATCCCTGGAAGGTAGCGTCAGCAATGGTCCACTGATCGGTAGCACTTTGTCACGCCGTGTACGGCAGCTGCTTGCGGAAGCCATTACCTTTCTGTTTCACAGCATGCTTGGTTATGCGCTAATGCTGACGGTGATGGTTTACAACGGCTATCTGTTTATTGCCGTGGTCGGTGGTATGGGACTCGGGTACTTCCTGTTCGGTCATCTTTCGATGAAGGTGAACATGGAGAACATTCAGGCACAACAGACGAAAATGATCTGCACTACGCGCTGTCTAGAGCAAG CCGAAAGCTGCGCAATGAGTCATTCGACGCCCTGTCCAACCGGT CGCACTACCCGCTCTAATTATCAAACTCTGACCTAA
- the LOC125772081 gene encoding homeobox protein slou, translated as MCGNYEQQKQQRMAHGSLTVAGMIVKSESSTGSSGRTGAIVTGTGSSSPSTTTAHNSAKMGSRRIFTPQFKLQVLDSYRNDGDCKGNQRATARKYGIHRRQIQKWLQVENNLRSVVANGGGNSSSSSSSNNNGHHPSSGSNAGGSGSSTGVTGHGSSSSSSANTNSGASMKINLLNHHHHQHHPAAHYVHPSHHHLHYQPMHHHHAPGLTGLMQAPSVAAAAAAAAAAAAAAHYHHHQHHMHQQQQPVHPLAFHPIAVPPVQHQSQPQQQQQQQVGLDTVRQRVARNGASATGLLSPVLSHTGATSAAVPVSSCSPLSVASSSSGAHSASSLCSASPNSMVRSPSSHQLLALSDPAAPSGGDTMANQTHHHQQSVIFSPVPLLAGATPTALSSTGGANDTHYYGHIRAVAAAAQAAAAAAVTAAAATAHRYDHPIDLSRPGLQSAPSPVPSCQQHAHYKPEPIAFDRTVKVEQVECEEEEISVEEVDDDRVGAMEQAWDLSCRRSATAATTLPERKRSASAMSGPIVSPDTSRPAKSVKLFKPYLLDEKEPEDKTVCPKQQRPDSALADDDKDSTRESPAIVERPMTPTLIGARSLHSYHHQQQQQQYPIIWSASSPAYYEQHAYELSPPAYLLAAQSSHGTGGSTDAPSSTTVPTGRGCWSSPQASPVSGYDSSTSISSVCSGPEEDNTSHSSSSSHSSHGQSEKLKQQAIDSFYHDVACRGDYRAVATKYNISRKYVEKWLQQEQEDDHHHHPHGEVIAPSPASGPLGGTVRSPVVVG; from the coding sequence ATGTGCGGAAATTACGAACAACAGAAACAGCAGAGAATGGCACACGGTTCACTAACGGTTGCGGGAATGATTGTCAAAAGTGAATCGTCCACTGGGTCGTCCGGACGGACGGGTGCCATCGTTACCGGCACCGGTTCATCATCGCCCTCGACCACGACCGCACACAATTCCGCCAAGATGGGTTCGCGGCGCATCTTTACGCCACAGTTCAAGCTACAGGTGCTCGACTCGTACCGGAACGATGGTGACTGCAAGGGAAACCAAAGGGCAACCGCCCGCAAGTATGGCATTCACCGGCGGCAAATTCAAAAATGGCTGCAGGTGGAAAACAATCTTCGTTCGGTCGTAGCAAATGGTGGTGGtaatagtagcagcagcagcagcagcaacaacaacggtcATCACCCGAGCAGCGGTAGTAATGCCGGCGGTTCCGGAAGCTCGACAGGAGTGACGGGTcacggtagcagcagcagcagcagcgccaaCACTAACAGCGGTGCatcgatgaaaataaatcttctaaatcatcaccatcaccagcatCATCCTGCGGCACATTATGTGCATCCGTCGCATCATCACCTACATTATCAGCCGATGCACCATCATCATGCGCCGGGTTTGACGGGTTTAATGCAAGCGCCATCGGTAGCAGCGGcggcagcagccgcagcagcagcagcagcggcagcgcactatcaccatcaccagcaccatatgcaccagcagcaacagccggTACATCCACTGGCGTTTCATCCGATCGCTGTACCACCGGTACAGCACCAGTCGCaaccgcagcagcaacagcagcagcaagttgGATTAGACACCGTCAGACAACGCGTCGCACGTAATGGCGCAAGCGCCACCGGTCTGCTGTCACCCGTTCTGTCCCACACAGGTGCCACATCTGCCGCAGTACCTGTATCCTCCTGCTCACCCCTCTCGGTTGCCTCCTCATCCTCTGGAGCACATTCGGCTTCGTCGCTCTGTTCGGCGTCACCCAACTCGATGGTGCGGTCCCCATCATCGCATCAGTTGCTCGCATTAAGTGACCCAGCAGCGCCATCTGGTGGCGATACGATGGCGAACCAAACACACCATCACCAACAATCTGTCATCTTTTCGCCCGTACCGTTGCTGGCCGGCGCGACACCAACAGCACTGTCGTCGACCGGTGGTGCGAACGATACACACTACTATGGCCATATACGTGCGGTCGCAGCAGCGGCACAGgctgctgcagcagccgcCGTCACTGCTGCCGCCGCTACCGCCCACCGTTACGATCATCCGATCGATCTCTCCCGGCCGGGGTTACAGTCCGCTCCTTCGCCCGTTCCTTCCTGCCAGCAGCACGCGCACTACAAGCCCGAACCGATCGCGTTCGATCGTACGGTAAAGGTGGAACAGGTGGAGTGTGAAGAGGAGGAAATTAGTGTGGAAGAAGTCGACGACGATCGTGTCGGTGCGATGGAACAGGCGTGGGATCTTTCCTGCCGTCGGtccgctactgctgctaccacACTGCCGGAACGCAAACGATCCGCATCGGCAATGAGCGGTCCGATCGTGTCGCCCGACACAAGCCGACCTGCCAAATCGGTGAAGCTGTTCAAACCGTACCTGCTCGACGAGAAGGAACCGGAAGACAAAACCGTCTGCCCCAAGCAACAGCGACCCGATTCTGCGCTCGCCGACGATGATAAGGATTCGACGCGTGAATCTCCTGCGATCGTTGAACGGCCGATGACACCTACATTAATTGGTGCACGATCGTTACATTCGtaccaccatcagcagcagcagcagcagtatccAATCATCTGGAGCGCTAGTTCACCTGCCTACTATGAGCAGCACGCGTACGAGCTTAGTCCACCGGCGTATCTGCTTGCCGCACAGTCATCGCATGGAACCGGCGGGAGTACCGATGCACCGTCCAGTACTACAGTACCGACTGGGCGAGGTTGCTGGAGCTCACCGCAAGCATCGCCCGTGTCCGGGTACGATAGTTCCACCTCGATCTCATCCGTCTGCAGCGGTCCGGAAGAGGACAACACCAGCCATAGCAGCAGTTCCAGCCACAGTAGCCACGGTCAGTCGGAAAAGCTGAAGCAGCAAGCCATCGACAGCTTCTACCATGATGTGGCCTGCCGCGGTGACTACCGTGCGGTCGCCACCAAGTACAACATCAGCCGCAAGTATGTGGAGAAGTGGTTGCAGCAGGAGCAGGAAGAtgatcaccatcatcatccgcatGGTGAAGTGATCGCGCCATCACCAGCTTCCGGTCCGCTCGGTGGTACCGTGCGATCACCCGTCGTGGTTGGATGA